One Kitasatospora sp. NBC_01287 DNA window includes the following coding sequences:
- a CDS encoding fumarylacetoacetate hydrolase family protein — translation MRIARFSVREGGAAAAGVSFGVVEGDAAQPESLVVHAMAGHPFGTPQLTGESYRLDQVRLLTPMLPSKIVAVGRNYAAHAAELGNQVPEVPLTFFKPSTAVIGPTESIAYPPFSSDLQHEAELAVVIGRMCREVPPARVPEVVFGYTCANDVTARDVQQREGQWARAKGFDTSCPLGPWIETELDPADLAITCTVNGELRQSGRTSQQVRGVAELVAHISEAMTLLPGDVILTGTPAGVGPLNVGDEVAVSIEGIGTLANKVIKRN, via the coding sequence GTGCGAATTGCCAGGTTCTCTGTCCGAGAAGGGGGAGCGGCCGCCGCCGGCGTCTCCTTCGGTGTGGTCGAGGGCGACGCCGCCCAGCCGGAGTCGCTGGTGGTGCACGCCATGGCCGGCCACCCCTTCGGCACCCCCCAGCTGACCGGCGAGAGTTACCGGCTCGACCAGGTCCGCCTGCTCACCCCGATGCTGCCCAGCAAGATCGTCGCGGTCGGCCGCAACTACGCCGCGCACGCCGCGGAACTGGGCAACCAGGTGCCCGAGGTCCCGCTGACCTTCTTCAAGCCCTCCACGGCGGTGATCGGCCCCACCGAGTCGATCGCCTACCCGCCGTTCTCCAGCGACCTGCAGCACGAGGCCGAGCTGGCCGTCGTGATCGGCCGGATGTGCCGCGAGGTGCCGCCGGCCCGGGTGCCCGAGGTGGTCTTCGGCTACACCTGCGCCAACGACGTGACGGCCCGCGACGTCCAGCAGCGCGAGGGCCAGTGGGCCCGGGCCAAGGGTTTCGACACCTCGTGCCCGCTCGGCCCGTGGATCGAGACCGAGCTGGACCCGGCGGACCTGGCCATCACCTGCACGGTCAACGGCGAGCTCCGGCAGAGCGGGCGGACCTCGCAGCAGGTCCGCGGGGTCGCCGAGCTGGTCGCGCACATCTCCGAGGCCATGACGCTGCTCCCGGGCGACGTCATCCTCACCGGCACCCCGGCGGGTGTCGGGCCCCTGAACGTCGGCGACGAGGTCGCCGTCTCCATCGAGGGCATCGGCACTCTCGCCAACAAGGTCATCAAGCGAAATTGA
- a CDS encoding roadblock/LC7 domain-containing protein, with amino-acid sequence MSQAAQNLNWLITNFVDNTPGVSHTVVVSADGLLLAMSEGFPRDRADQLAAVASGLTSLTSGASRIFEGGDVNQTVVEMERGFLFLMAVSDGSSLAVLASPDSDIGLVGYEMALLVDRAGAVLTPALRAELQGSLLH; translated from the coding sequence ATGAGCCAGGCCGCACAGAACCTGAACTGGCTGATCACCAACTTCGTGGACAACACCCCCGGGGTGTCCCACACAGTGGTGGTCTCCGCCGACGGGCTCCTGCTCGCCATGTCCGAGGGCTTCCCGCGCGACCGCGCCGACCAACTCGCCGCCGTCGCCTCCGGCCTCACCTCCCTCACCTCCGGCGCCAGCCGGATCTTCGAAGGCGGCGACGTCAACCAGACCGTCGTCGAAATGGAACGAGGCTTCCTCTTCCTGATGGCCGTCAGCGACGGCTCCTCCCTCGCCGTCCTCGCCTCCCCCGACTCCGACATCGGCCTGGTCGGCTACGAGATGGCCCTCCTGGTCGACCGCGCCGGCGCCGTCCTCACCCCCGCCCTGCGCGCCGAACTCCAGGGCAGCCTCCTGCACTGA
- a CDS encoding nitrate- and nitrite sensing domain-containing protein has product MPGDRLTNGDSEVEPDLDDEDGEGRGNGRARLRVSLTRRRNATGFGRLRMRNWRIRTRLIALLLLPVVVALVLGGLRISSSAQSSQQLAQMTNLSDLAVKATALADALQTERDVSAGPLTEDKSKQYAQVDQAQKATDAANKAYNARADSFDGTDLSGGNSLLMQVRTDMELLSTTRTNAYGDKDNIEATVTSYDTIIKDLLSISQDIALGSSNPDLVKATRALEQFSEEKESSSEQRALISAALARPGGADLSNSDQSFGLRLRTAYSNAITNFNSIYGTTAALKLRARQSYNTNISLADRYASQVLTLNGIKQADPRTYEDWYEQSSVRIDADRAIEGLLLDNLKNEAQTLQSQADNDVILNGVVVALVLLVAVIGAALVARSMVRSLTKLQTAAEDVAERRLPELVKTLSESDPHDVDVTVEPVGIDSSDEIGHVAHAFDMVHSEAVRLAAEQALLRGNINSMFTNLSRRSQGLIQRQLSLISELESREADPDQLASLFKLDHLATRMRRNGENLLVLAGEDPGRRWTRPVPLVDVLRAAASEVEQYERIELATVPSAEVAGRVVNDLVHLLAELLENATSFSSPQTRVRVTGHSLPDGRVLVEIHDTGIGLSPDDLAEINERLANPPTVDVSVSRRMGLFVVGRLSLRHGIRIQLRPSDSGGTTALVMLPVDVTNSADRRAPRPGQGQGGLPGKGQRGVAPTPRQQRTLPGAPAPALGQGGGPPAAPWGSPRPEGGGSRPQLGQGPQGPGQGGAPAAPTAPAGGLPTRAVGQSLRETPPPGRPQQGARRPGAPAGGPGLPRRGAPAPAPQQGQQAPQGQQMPQDPTGEQPQHGRADGRGQGPGVRGDVGPNGRPGGLPQRRPGQQGPGQQGPGQQGPGQQQAPGRPGQGRQAPGQQGQGPQGPVQQGQGQGRPQGQQGPGQPLPGRPGRPAVRPGQQQPGQQPAQRPQAPVGDPQGPPTVQQPVIAQGAPAPTPVESTVPFARPAFEASQIDPRDPLGLGLVEPVLPSVANPAPRPVAQQQPQFQQQAPQQVAPQQPQQPMALPPRRATERGTAPAGPREEEQPGVRTGGANRMASVQVNQQQAERQQAQQQERSQPYQPQRPGTTAPGFTEPQPPQGPGQGQQAPGQQAPGQGRAPFGGPGQGPGDAPWRPSANDERWRRAEQVREPSSDGVTLSGLPRRTPQANLVSGTAEAAPLTGPQVSRAPEEVRGRLTNLRRGIQQGRRAGAEATQGIPVQGMPDQGQQFDGFGRPAGTDPAQGDYRSAAPDPFGDGGRGGYGYGTENQER; this is encoded by the coding sequence GTGCCGGGCGACCGGCTGACCAACGGCGACAGTGAGGTCGAGCCGGACCTCGACGACGAGGACGGCGAGGGCCGCGGCAACGGACGGGCCCGGCTGCGCGTCTCGCTGACCCGCCGCCGCAACGCGACCGGTTTCGGCCGACTGCGGATGCGCAACTGGCGCATCCGCACCCGCCTGATCGCCCTGCTGCTGCTCCCCGTGGTGGTCGCGCTGGTCCTCGGTGGCCTGCGCATCTCCAGCTCGGCGCAGAGCTCGCAGCAGCTCGCCCAGATGACCAACCTGAGCGACCTCGCGGTCAAGGCCACCGCGCTCGCGGACGCGCTGCAGACCGAGCGCGACGTCAGCGCCGGCCCGCTGACCGAGGACAAGTCCAAGCAGTACGCGCAGGTCGACCAGGCGCAGAAGGCGACCGACGCGGCCAACAAGGCGTACAACGCGCGGGCCGACAGCTTCGACGGCACCGACCTGTCCGGCGGCAACTCGCTGCTGATGCAGGTCCGTACCGACATGGAGCTGCTCTCCACCACGCGCACCAACGCGTACGGCGACAAGGACAACATCGAGGCGACGGTCACCAGCTACGACACGATCATCAAGGATCTGCTGTCGATCAGCCAGGACATCGCGCTCGGCTCCTCCAACCCCGACCTGGTCAAGGCCACCCGCGCGCTGGAGCAGTTCTCCGAGGAGAAGGAGAGCAGCTCCGAGCAGCGCGCCCTGATCAGCGCCGCGCTGGCCCGCCCCGGCGGCGCCGACCTGTCCAACTCGGACCAGAGCTTCGGCCTGCGCCTGCGCACCGCGTACTCCAACGCGATCACCAACTTCAACTCGATCTACGGCACCACCGCCGCGCTGAAGCTGCGCGCCCGCCAGTCGTACAACACCAACATCAGCCTCGCCGACCGCTACGCCAGCCAGGTGCTCACCCTGAACGGCATCAAGCAGGCCGACCCGCGCACCTACGAGGACTGGTACGAGCAGTCGAGCGTCCGGATCGACGCGGACCGCGCGATCGAGGGCCTGCTGCTGGACAACCTCAAGAACGAGGCCCAGACGCTGCAGTCGCAGGCCGACAACGACGTGATCCTCAACGGCGTGGTCGTCGCGCTGGTGCTGCTGGTCGCCGTGATCGGCGCCGCCCTGGTGGCCCGCTCGATGGTGCGCTCGCTGACCAAGCTGCAGACCGCGGCCGAGGACGTCGCCGAGCGGCGGCTGCCGGAGCTGGTCAAGACGCTCTCCGAGAGCGACCCGCACGACGTGGACGTCACGGTGGAACCGGTCGGTATCGACTCGTCCGACGAGATCGGCCACGTGGCGCACGCCTTCGACATGGTGCACAGCGAGGCGGTCCGCCTGGCGGCCGAGCAGGCCCTGCTCCGCGGCAACATCAACTCGATGTTCACCAACCTCTCGCGCCGCAGCCAGGGCCTGATCCAGCGCCAGCTCTCGCTGATCTCCGAACTGGAGAGCCGCGAGGCCGACCCCGATCAGCTGGCCAGCCTCTTCAAGCTGGACCACCTCGCAACCCGCATGCGCCGCAACGGTGAGAACCTGCTCGTCCTCGCCGGCGAGGACCCGGGCCGCCGCTGGACCAGGCCCGTCCCGCTGGTCGACGTGCTGCGCGCCGCCGCCTCCGAGGTGGAGCAGTACGAGCGCATCGAACTCGCCACCGTCCCGTCCGCCGAGGTGGCGGGCCGCGTGGTCAACGACCTCGTCCACCTGCTCGCCGAGCTGCTGGAGAACGCCACCTCCTTCTCCAGCCCGCAGACCCGGGTCCGGGTCACCGGCCACTCGCTGCCGGACGGCCGGGTGCTGGTCGAGATCCACGACACCGGCATCGGCCTCTCCCCCGACGACCTGGCCGAGATCAACGAGCGCCTGGCCAACCCGCCGACGGTGGACGTCTCGGTCTCGCGCCGGATGGGCCTCTTCGTGGTCGGCCGCCTCTCGCTGCGCCACGGCATCCGGATCCAGCTGCGCCCCAGCGACTCCGGCGGCACCACCGCGCTGGTCATGCTCCCGGTGGACGTCACCAACTCGGCCGACCGGCGCGCTCCGCGCCCCGGCCAGGGCCAGGGCGGCCTGCCCGGCAAGGGCCAGCGCGGGGTCGCTCCGACGCCGCGTCAGCAGCGCACGCTGCCCGGTGCCCCGGCTCCGGCGCTCGGCCAGGGCGGCGGCCCGCCCGCCGCGCCGTGGGGCTCCCCCCGGCCGGAGGGTGGCGGAAGCCGCCCGCAGCTCGGCCAGGGTCCGCAGGGCCCGGGCCAGGGCGGTGCCCCGGCCGCGCCGACGGCACCCGCCGGCGGCCTGCCGACCCGCGCGGTCGGGCAGTCGCTCCGGGAGACTCCGCCGCCCGGACGCCCGCAGCAGGGCGCTCGCCGTCCCGGCGCGCCCGCGGGCGGCCCCGGCCTGCCCCGGCGCGGTGCCCCGGCCCCGGCCCCGCAGCAGGGCCAGCAGGCCCCGCAGGGTCAGCAGATGCCGCAGGACCCGACCGGCGAGCAGCCGCAGCACGGCCGGGCGGACGGCCGCGGCCAGGGTCCCGGGGTGCGTGGCGACGTCGGCCCGAACGGGCGTCCCGGCGGACTGCCGCAGCGCCGCCCCGGCCAGCAGGGCCCGGGTCAGCAGGGCCCGGGTCAGCAGGGCCCGGGTCAGCAGCAGGCTCCCGGCCGGCCGGGTCAGGGCCGGCAGGCTCCCGGTCAGCAGGGCCAGGGTCCGCAGGGTCCCGTTCAGCAGGGTCAGGGCCAGGGCCGGCCGCAAGGCCAGCAGGGCCCCGGCCAGCCGCTGCCGGGTCGCCCCGGACGGCCGGCCGTCCGGCCCGGCCAGCAGCAGCCCGGCCAGCAGCCGGCCCAGCGGCCGCAGGCGCCGGTCGGCGACCCGCAGGGTCCGCCCACCGTTCAGCAGCCGGTGATCGCCCAGGGCGCGCCCGCGCCGACCCCGGTCGAGAGCACCGTGCCGTTCGCCAGGCCCGCCTTCGAGGCCAGCCAGATCGACCCGCGCGACCCGCTGGGCCTGGGTCTCGTCGAGCCGGTGCTGCCGAGCGTGGCCAACCCCGCGCCGCGACCGGTCGCGCAGCAGCAGCCGCAGTTCCAGCAGCAGGCCCCGCAGCAGGTCGCCCCGCAGCAGCCGCAGCAGCCGATGGCGCTGCCGCCGCGCCGCGCCACCGAGCGCGGGACGGCACCCGCCGGCCCACGCGAGGAGGAGCAGCCGGGCGTCCGCACCGGTGGCGCGAACCGGATGGCCTCGGTGCAGGTGAACCAGCAGCAGGCCGAGCGCCAGCAGGCGCAGCAGCAGGAGCGGTCGCAGCCGTACCAGCCGCAGCGCCCGGGCACCACGGCACCCGGTTTCACCGAGCCGCAGCCCCCGCAGGGACCGGGCCAGGGCCAGCAAGCGCCGGGCCAGCAGGCACCGGGGCAGGGCCGGGCGCCGTTCGGCGGACCCGGCCAGGGCCCTGGCGACGCGCCGTGGCGGCCGTCCGCGAACGACGAGCGCTGGCGGCGCGCCGAGCAGGTGCGCGAGCCCTCCTCGGACGGGGTCACGCTCTCCGGGCTGCCCCGCCGCACCCCCCAGGCCAACCTGGTCTCCGGCACCGCCGAGGCGGCGCCGCTGACCGGTCCGCAGGTCTCCCGGGCTCCCGAGGAGGTGCGCGGCCGGCTGACCAACCTGCGCCGCGGCATCCAGCAGGGCCGCCGGGCGGGCGCCGAGGCGACCCAGGGCATCCCGGTGCAGGGAATGCCGGACCAGGGACAGCAGTTCGACGGTTTCGGGCGCCCCGCCGGTACCGACCCAGCACAGGGCGACTACCGTTCTGCCGCGCCGGACCCCTTCGGGGACGGCGGCCGTGGCGGCTACGGCTACGGCACTGAGAACCAGGAGCGTTGA
- the gltX gene encoding glutamate--tRNA ligase, with protein sequence MVTTDPTVRVRFCPSPTGNPHVGLVRTALFNWAFARHHGGTMVFRIEDTDAARDSEDSYDQLLDAMRWLGFDWDEGPEVGGPHAPYRQSQRMDIYADVARRLHEAGHAYECFCSTEELDARREAARAAGLPSGYDGLCRTLTEEQKAIFRAEGRQPILRFKMPENTIVFEDLVRGTLSFEPKDVPDYGLVRANGAPLYTLVNPVDDALMGITHVLRGEDLLSSTPRQIALYAALAEIGVGSGATPRFGHLPYVMGEGNKKLSKRDPQANLNLYRERGFLPEGLLNYLALLGWSLAEDRDRFSMAELVEAFDISKVNANPARFDLKKCESINADHLRLLAPEDFAGRLVPYLQGASLLPAEPTAEQLELLAQAAPLTQERMVVLSEAVDMLGFLFVAPADFAVNAEDAAKVLTADARRVLEASVKALTELGDFTPEPIQAALREALVEGLGIKPKFAFTPLRVAVTGRRISPPLFESMELLGRAETLRRLGAALDGLPSA encoded by the coding sequence GTGGTTACCACCGACCCGACCGTCCGGGTCCGTTTCTGTCCCTCCCCGACCGGCAACCCGCACGTCGGCCTGGTCCGCACCGCCCTGTTCAACTGGGCCTTCGCGCGCCACCACGGCGGCACCATGGTGTTCCGGATCGAGGACACCGACGCGGCCCGCGACTCCGAGGACTCCTACGACCAGCTGCTCGACGCGATGCGCTGGCTCGGCTTCGACTGGGACGAGGGCCCCGAGGTCGGCGGCCCGCACGCGCCCTACCGGCAGTCCCAGCGGATGGACATCTACGCCGACGTGGCCCGCCGGCTGCACGAGGCCGGGCACGCCTACGAGTGCTTCTGCAGCACCGAGGAGCTGGACGCCCGCCGCGAGGCCGCCCGGGCGGCCGGCCTGCCCTCCGGCTACGACGGCCTGTGCCGGACGCTGACCGAGGAGCAGAAGGCGATCTTCCGGGCCGAGGGCCGGCAGCCGATCCTGCGGTTCAAGATGCCCGAGAACACCATCGTCTTCGAGGACCTGGTCCGCGGCACCCTCAGCTTCGAGCCCAAGGACGTGCCGGACTACGGCCTGGTGCGGGCCAACGGCGCCCCGCTCTACACCCTGGTCAACCCGGTGGACGACGCCCTGATGGGGATCACCCACGTGCTGCGTGGCGAGGACCTGCTCTCCTCCACGCCGCGTCAGATCGCGCTCTACGCGGCGCTGGCGGAGATCGGCGTGGGCAGCGGCGCCACCCCGCGCTTCGGCCACCTGCCCTACGTCATGGGCGAGGGCAACAAGAAGCTCTCCAAGCGCGACCCGCAGGCCAACCTCAACCTGTACCGCGAGCGCGGCTTCCTGCCCGAGGGCCTGCTCAACTACCTGGCGCTGCTGGGCTGGTCGCTGGCCGAGGACCGGGACCGGTTCTCCATGGCGGAGCTGGTCGAGGCCTTCGACATCAGCAAGGTCAACGCCAACCCGGCCCGCTTCGACCTGAAGAAGTGCGAGTCGATCAACGCCGACCACCTGCGGCTGCTGGCGCCCGAGGACTTCGCCGGTCGGCTGGTGCCCTACTTGCAGGGGGCCAGCCTGCTGCCGGCCGAGCCGACGGCGGAGCAGCTGGAGTTGCTGGCCCAGGCGGCGCCGCTCACCCAGGAGCGGATGGTCGTCCTCTCCGAGGCGGTCGACATGCTCGGCTTCCTCTTCGTGGCCCCCGCCGACTTCGCGGTCAATGCCGAGGATGCGGCCAAGGTGCTGACCGCCGACGCCCGCCGGGTGCTCGAGGCCAGCGTCAAGGCGCTGACGGAGCTGGGCGACTTCACCCCCGAGCCGATCCAGGCCGCGCTGCGCGAGGCGCTGGTGGAGGGCCTGGGCATCAAGCCCAAGTTCGCCTTCACGCCGCTGCGGGTGGCCGTCACCGGCCGCCGGATCTCCCCGCCGCTCTTCGAGTCGATGGAGCTGCTCGGCCGTGCCGAGACGCTGCGCCGCCTCGGTGCCGCGCTGGACGGGCTGCCGAGCGCCTGA
- a CDS encoding HU family DNA-binding protein: protein MNKAQLVEAVAEQLGGRKAAAEAVDAVLDTMVRAVVAGDRVSVTGFGTFEKVERSARFARNPQTGERVKVKKTSVPRFRPGQGFKDLVSGSKKLPKDGPSVKKAPKGSLTPGKSGTTAAVKRAASKRSAAAAEAAPVKKTAAKKATATTTRAAAKKATTATKAAAVKKTTAAAKKAAPAKTTAAKKTTTAKAAAAKTTAAKKTAPAKKTATRKTTARKTAAK, encoded by the coding sequence GTGAACAAGGCTCAGCTTGTCGAAGCGGTGGCCGAGCAGCTGGGTGGTCGCAAGGCTGCCGCAGAGGCTGTCGACGCAGTGCTCGACACCATGGTGCGTGCCGTTGTGGCCGGTGACCGGGTGTCGGTCACCGGTTTCGGCACCTTCGAGAAGGTGGAGCGCTCCGCGCGCTTCGCCCGCAACCCCCAGACCGGTGAGCGGGTCAAGGTCAAGAAGACCTCGGTTCCCCGCTTCCGTCCCGGTCAGGGCTTCAAGGACCTGGTCAGCGGCAGCAAGAAGCTGCCGAAGGACGGCCCCTCGGTCAAGAAGGCCCCCAAGGGCTCGCTGACCCCGGGCAAGAGCGGCACCACCGCCGCCGTCAAGCGCGCGGCCAGCAAGCGCTCCGCCGCTGCCGCCGAGGCTGCTCCGGTCAAGAAGACCGCCGCGAAGAAGGCGACCGCCACCACCACCAGGGCGGCCGCGAAGAAGGCGACCACCGCCACCAAGGCGGCCGCGGTGAAGAAGACCACCGCGGCTGCCAAGAAGGCGGCGCCCGCCAAGACCACCGCGGCGAAGAAGACCACCACGGCCAAGGCGGCCGCCGCCAAGACCACGGCTGCGAAGAAGACCGCTCCGGCGAAGAAGACCGCCACCCGCAAGACCACGGCCCGCAAGACCGCCGCGAAGTAG
- the leuC gene encoding 3-isopropylmalate dehydratase large subunit, with protein sequence MGRTLAEKVWNDHVVRRAEGEPDLLYIDLHLLHEVTSPQAFDGLRLAGRPVRRTDLTIATEDHNTPTLDIDKPIADPVSKVQLETLRRNAAEFGVRIHSLGDVEQGVVHVVGPQLGLTQPGMTVVCGDSHTSTHGAFGALAFGIGTSQVEHVLATQTLPLAPFRTMAITVEGELPEGVTAKDLILAIITRIGTGGGQGYVLEYRGSAIRGLSMEARMTICNMSIEAGARAGMIAPDRTTFDYLQGRPHAPQGEDWDAAVAYWETLATDEDAVFDAEVVIDANELTPFVTWGTNPGQGAPLGASVPDPASFADEQERAAAENALTYMGLTAGTPLREVTVDAVFVGSCTNGRIEDLRAAAAVLDGRQVADGVRMLVVPGSVRVALQAVEEGLDKVFTAAGAEWRHAGCSMCLGMNPDQLAPGERCASTSNRNFEGRQGKGGRTHLVSPQVAAATAVLGRLAAPADLSSSNVPAEV encoded by the coding sequence ATGGGACGGACACTGGCGGAGAAGGTCTGGAACGACCACGTGGTGCGGCGCGCGGAGGGCGAGCCCGACCTGCTCTACATCGATCTGCACCTGCTCCACGAGGTCACCAGCCCGCAGGCCTTCGACGGTCTGCGACTGGCCGGGCGCCCGGTCCGGCGGACCGATCTCACGATCGCCACCGAGGACCACAACACCCCGACGCTGGACATCGACAAGCCGATCGCCGACCCGGTCTCCAAGGTGCAGTTGGAGACCCTGCGTCGCAACGCCGCCGAGTTCGGGGTCCGGATCCACTCGCTGGGCGACGTCGAGCAGGGCGTCGTCCACGTGGTGGGCCCCCAGCTGGGACTGACCCAGCCGGGCATGACCGTGGTCTGCGGTGACTCCCACACCTCCACCCACGGCGCCTTCGGCGCGCTGGCGTTCGGCATCGGCACCAGTCAGGTCGAGCACGTGCTGGCCACCCAGACGCTGCCGCTGGCCCCGTTCCGGACCATGGCGATCACCGTCGAGGGCGAGCTGCCCGAGGGCGTGACCGCCAAGGACCTGATCCTGGCGATCATCACCAGGATCGGCACCGGCGGCGGCCAGGGCTACGTCCTGGAGTACCGCGGTTCGGCGATCCGCGGGCTGTCGATGGAAGCCCGGATGACCATCTGCAACATGTCGATCGAGGCGGGCGCCCGGGCCGGCATGATCGCCCCGGACCGGACCACCTTCGACTACCTGCAGGGCCGTCCGCACGCCCCGCAGGGCGAGGACTGGGACGCCGCCGTCGCGTACTGGGAGACCCTGGCCACCGACGAGGACGCGGTCTTCGACGCCGAGGTGGTCATCGACGCGAACGAGCTGACTCCGTTCGTCACCTGGGGCACCAACCCGGGCCAGGGCGCGCCGCTGGGCGCGTCGGTGCCGGACCCTGCCTCGTTCGCCGACGAGCAGGAGCGCGCGGCCGCCGAGAACGCGCTGACGTACATGGGCCTGACCGCCGGCACCCCGCTGCGCGAGGTGACGGTCGACGCGGTCTTCGTCGGCTCCTGCACCAACGGCCGGATCGAGGACCTGCGGGCCGCCGCCGCCGTGCTGGACGGCCGCCAGGTCGCCGACGGCGTACGGATGCTGGTGGTCCCCGGTTCGGTGCGGGTCGCGCTGCAGGCCGTCGAGGAGGGCCTGGACAAGGTCTTCACCGCCGCCGGCGCCGAGTGGCGGCACGCGGGCTGCTCGATGTGCCTGGGCATGAACCCGGACCAGCTGGCCCCCGGCGAGCGCTGCGCCTCGACCTCGAACCGCAACTTCGAGGGCCGCCAGGGCAAGGGCGGCCGCACCCACCTGGTCTCCCCGCAGGTGGCCGCCGCCACCGCCGTCCTGGGCCGCCTGGCCGCCCCGGCGGACCTGTCGTCGTCCAACGTCCCCGCGGAGGTCTGA
- a CDS encoding IclR family transcriptional regulator, whose translation MDNTSGVGVLDKAALVLSALESGPATLAGLVAATGLARPTAHRLAVALEHHRLVTRDMQGRFILGPRLAELSAAAGEDRLLATAGPVLTHLRDVTGESAQLYRRQGEMRICVAAAERLSGLRDTVPVGSTLPMKAGSAAQVLLAWEEPERLHRGLQGARFTATALSGVRRRGWAQSIGEREPGVASVSAPVRGPSNRVVAAVSVSGPIERLTRHPGRLHAQAIIEAANRLTDALRRG comes from the coding sequence ATGGACAACACTAGCGGCGTCGGCGTTCTCGACAAGGCCGCTCTGGTGCTCAGCGCACTGGAGTCGGGCCCCGCCACGTTGGCGGGGCTGGTCGCCGCCACCGGCTTGGCGCGGCCCACGGCCCACCGACTCGCCGTCGCACTCGAACACCACCGCCTGGTCACCAGGGACATGCAGGGCCGTTTCATCCTCGGCCCCCGACTTGCCGAACTCTCCGCCGCGGCGGGCGAGGACCGGCTGCTCGCCACCGCGGGCCCGGTCCTGACCCACCTGCGCGACGTCACCGGCGAGAGCGCACAGCTCTACCGCCGGCAGGGCGAGATGCGGATCTGCGTCGCCGCCGCCGAGCGGCTCTCCGGCCTGCGGGACACCGTCCCGGTCGGCAGCACCCTGCCGATGAAGGCCGGCTCGGCCGCCCAGGTCCTGCTCGCCTGGGAGGAGCCCGAACGGCTCCACCGGGGCCTGCAGGGCGCCCGCTTCACCGCCACCGCGCTGAGCGGCGTCCGGCGGCGCGGTTGGGCCCAGTCGATCGGCGAGCGGGAGCCGGGCGTCGCGTCCGTCTCCGCGCCGGTCCGCGGGCCCTCCAACCGCGTGGTGGCCGCGGTCTCCGTCTCCGGCCCCATCGAGCGGCTCACCCGCCACCCCGGGCGACTGCACGCCCAGGCCATCATCGAGGCCGCCAACCGGCTCACCGACGCGCTGCGCCGGGGCTGA
- the leuD gene encoding 3-isopropylmalate dehydratase small subunit — MEKFTTHTGRAVPLRRSNVDTDQIIPAHWLKKVTRSGFEGGLFEAWRKDESFILNQPERQGASVLVAGPEFGTGSSREHAVWALQNYGFQAVISSRFADIFRGNSLKNGLLTVVLPQQTVERLWALTEADPKAEITVDLQAREVRAEGVTAAFELDENVRWRLLNGLDDISITLRNADDITAFEAGRPAFKPRTQPVA, encoded by the coding sequence ATGGAGAAGTTCACCACCCACACCGGCCGGGCCGTCCCGCTGCGCCGCAGCAACGTCGACACCGACCAGATCATCCCCGCCCATTGGCTCAAGAAGGTCACTCGCTCGGGTTTCGAGGGCGGACTCTTCGAAGCCTGGCGCAAGGACGAGTCGTTCATCCTCAACCAGCCCGAGCGGCAGGGGGCCTCGGTCCTGGTGGCCGGTCCCGAGTTCGGTACCGGATCGTCGCGCGAGCACGCGGTCTGGGCCTTGCAGAACTACGGCTTCCAGGCCGTGATCTCCTCCCGCTTCGCCGATATCTTCCGTGGGAACTCGCTGAAGAACGGGCTGCTCACGGTGGTTCTGCCGCAGCAGACGGTGGAGCGGCTCTGGGCGCTGACCGAGGCCGATCCGAAGGCCGAGATCACCGTCGACCTGCAGGCCCGCGAGGTGCGCGCCGAGGGCGTCACCGCCGCGTTCGAGCTGGACGAGAACGTGCGTTGGCGGCTGCTCAACGGCCTGGACGACATCAGCATCACTCTGCGGAACGCTGATGACATCACCGCCTTCGAGGCCGGCCGGCCGGCCTTCAAGCCGCGCACCCAGCCGGTCGCCTGA
- a CDS encoding DUF742 domain-containing protein, producing the protein MTPPPTPAGSYGNGYGSGYGDQNNGGYEQQPLVRPYAMTGGRTRPRYQLAIEALISTTGNAARSTGLLPEHQRIVQLCQEVKSVAEISALAQVPLGVARILVADLAEAGLVAIHQPAAAGDSGGTPDVTLLERVLSGLRKL; encoded by the coding sequence ATGACCCCGCCCCCGACACCGGCCGGCTCGTACGGCAACGGGTACGGCTCCGGCTACGGCGACCAGAACAACGGCGGCTACGAGCAGCAGCCGCTGGTGCGCCCGTACGCGATGACCGGTGGTCGTACCCGGCCCCGCTACCAGCTGGCCATCGAGGCCCTGATCTCCACCACCGGCAACGCGGCCCGCTCCACCGGCCTGCTGCCCGAGCACCAGCGGATCGTCCAGCTGTGCCAGGAGGTCAAGTCGGTGGCCGAGATCTCGGCCCTGGCCCAGGTGCCGCTCGGGGTGGCCCGGATCCTCGTGGCCGACCTGGCAGAAGCCGGCCTGGTCGCCATCCACCAACCCGCCGCCGCCGGCGACTCGGGCGGAACTCCGGACGTCACGCTGCTCGAAAGGGTCCTCAGTGGACTTCGCAAGCTCTAG